From Oceanococcus atlanticus, a single genomic window includes:
- a CDS encoding PHP domain-containing protein: MISTPSQHAQIDLHCHSTASDGFLPPAELVAHAAAHNIALLALTDHDTVAGLSAARDAAQRLGMGFINGVEISVSWENKTLHVVGLDIDPHNPTLTSLLDDIQQRRLSRAERMAERLDKLGADNSLAAARTLAGDGQLTRTHFARVVVAQGLADDLKQAFKKYLGAGKPAAVRISWPPLSEAIEAIHASGGLAVLAHPLRYKLSGAWRQRMLDAFQACGGDAVEVSAGASQNAQDLALITREVANRELLGSIGSDFHAHEQRWIRYGKLAPISTRITPVWHHFNSA; this comes from the coding sequence TTGATCAGCACTCCCAGCCAGCACGCGCAGATCGACCTGCACTGCCACTCCACCGCTTCCGACGGGTTTCTCCCGCCGGCCGAGCTGGTCGCGCACGCTGCCGCCCACAACATCGCTCTGCTGGCCTTGACCGATCACGACACCGTGGCCGGCCTGAGCGCCGCACGGGACGCTGCGCAGCGACTCGGCATGGGCTTCATCAACGGCGTGGAGATCTCGGTCAGCTGGGAGAACAAAACCCTGCATGTGGTCGGTCTCGACATCGATCCGCACAACCCCACCCTCACCAGCTTGCTCGACGATATCCAGCAGCGCCGTCTGAGCCGCGCCGAGCGCATGGCCGAGCGACTCGACAAGCTCGGCGCCGACAACAGCCTCGCCGCAGCCCGCACGCTGGCCGGCGACGGCCAGCTGACACGTACGCACTTTGCCCGCGTGGTAGTCGCCCAGGGCCTGGCCGACGATCTCAAACAGGCCTTCAAAAAGTATCTCGGTGCCGGTAAACCCGCCGCCGTGCGCATCAGCTGGCCGCCGTTGAGTGAGGCCATCGAGGCCATCCATGCCAGCGGCGGGCTTGCCGTGCTGGCCCATCCGCTGCGCTACAAGCTCAGCGGCGCCTGGCGTCAGCGCATGCTGGATGCCTTTCAGGCCTGTGGCGGCGATGCGGTGGAAGTCAGCGCCGGGGCCTCGCAGAACGCTCAGGATCTGGCCCTGATCACCCGTGAGGTGGCCAACCGCGAGCTGCTCGGCTCGATTGGTTCGGACTTTCACGCGCACGAACAGCGCTGGATTCGCTACGGCAAACTGGCCCCGATTTCGACCCGCATCACCCCGGTGTGGCACCACTTCAACAGCGCATGA
- a CDS encoding MGMT family protein produces MNANYQRIWNTVLAIPAGKVSSYGRIADLAGLPGRARLVGKALGYAPDALEVPWHRVLRSSGQLAFEAASKTAIRQARLLHAEGVVVRNNRVDLKIYGWSPDISEMLFGLDY; encoded by the coding sequence ATGAACGCAAACTATCAGCGCATCTGGAACACCGTGCTGGCGATTCCGGCGGGCAAGGTGTCCAGCTATGGGCGCATCGCCGATCTGGCCGGCCTGCCCGGCCGCGCACGCCTGGTCGGAAAAGCGCTGGGCTACGCCCCGGACGCACTCGAAGTGCCCTGGCATCGGGTGTTGCGCTCATCCGGTCAGCTGGCCTTTGAAGCCGCTTCAAAAACCGCGATCCGCCAGGCGCGCCTGCTGCACGCCGAGGGTGTGGTTGTGCGTAACAACCGGGTGGATCTGAAAATCTACGGCTGGAGCCCGGATATCAGCGAGATGCTGTTCGGGCTCGACTACTGA
- a CDS encoding CehA/McbA family metallohydrolase, producing the protein MSALLVACQGGRGQPSASASDADATPVPAEPEGLWLAGDTHVHTDHSSDGSALRQGLDQRGPGNVSVADQIGQGELNGLDWLPITDHRTFVQHYDPLWESSRLILITGEEANGSPHANPLGAVDTIVQGSVPEGRPSWSRLQTSIWDAHSQGAAWQHNHPDDGHLNDDLTRNENANAVGADLVEGWNSYSGIERSMEYAEAQWNDGFRFGITASSDSHFRELWALTGPGVPSTRAFAPNASARGVIQAMRAGRTTTTAGERRAPYVFLDADFNADGLFEAMAGDELQVPAGTPGVLRIRLARALPLLTRVHVYASPGGRVEGPIQTFTVTAPNQEFELELSAPDQPAWYYVEVRGVGAPHSIDLDAFGDPSRLHLDQLIVDERRAISSPIFIGPHLAEPEPAEALPPMLTRDDGAQRVLGQAGQFAGFPDVAVSDGVTHVVAERHMPGKTGVMYRRIDANGAAEPIELAPLSASARFVRVAARGQDVWAVWQDERASQAPRRPAIYARHSANGGLSWAPEIVVRALDGRAEMPDVAVLDDGSPVIVWQEIAAGRAFDVMVQALARDVEPVNLSAAGKQTNPANLVDTRSARYPASIWPRLAVAPDGQLAVVFHDNRNDPDPNWTSQLGTGEDESTEFDNWDVMIALGQDGQWSALHNLGVPERADRHADVVFNDDGRLVVAWDSKEMRPAGVNTAIYSTWSDDKGVSWQPPQSVAEDAQMMSQYPRLGAQGSLVRMAWYDNRASDWRWKIMTATLHAGVWGDGHLLPAPGNNTWPALSADQLVFASTRDAKRAQRDVTQVIYRIELPL; encoded by the coding sequence ACACCGACCACTCGTCTGACGGTTCGGCTCTGCGCCAGGGGCTTGATCAACGCGGTCCCGGCAATGTTTCGGTCGCCGATCAGATCGGGCAGGGCGAGCTCAACGGTCTGGATTGGTTGCCGATCACAGATCATCGGACCTTTGTTCAGCACTACGATCCGTTGTGGGAATCGTCCCGCCTGATCCTGATCACTGGTGAAGAGGCCAACGGCAGCCCGCATGCCAATCCGCTGGGGGCCGTCGATACGATTGTTCAGGGCAGCGTGCCAGAGGGTCGGCCAAGCTGGTCCAGGCTGCAGACCTCGATCTGGGATGCGCACAGTCAGGGGGCTGCCTGGCAACACAATCATCCGGATGATGGTCACCTCAACGACGACCTGACGCGTAACGAAAACGCGAACGCCGTGGGCGCGGATCTGGTCGAGGGTTGGAACAGTTATTCAGGCATTGAGCGTTCAATGGAATACGCCGAAGCTCAGTGGAATGACGGTTTTCGCTTCGGCATCACGGCATCATCGGACAGTCATTTCCGTGAATTGTGGGCGCTGACCGGCCCGGGTGTGCCGAGCACACGCGCGTTTGCGCCCAACGCCTCAGCGCGCGGCGTGATTCAGGCCATGCGTGCCGGGCGCACTACCACAACCGCCGGTGAGCGGCGCGCGCCCTATGTTTTTCTGGATGCGGACTTCAACGCCGATGGCCTGTTCGAAGCCATGGCCGGTGATGAACTGCAAGTGCCTGCGGGCACGCCGGGTGTTCTGCGTATTCGTTTGGCGCGGGCACTGCCCTTGTTGACCCGCGTGCACGTATACGCCTCCCCAGGCGGCCGGGTTGAAGGGCCGATACAGACCTTTACCGTGACGGCCCCCAATCAGGAGTTCGAACTCGAGCTCAGCGCGCCGGATCAGCCGGCTTGGTACTACGTGGAAGTCCGAGGGGTGGGCGCGCCGCACTCCATTGATCTGGATGCGTTTGGCGATCCCAGCCGTTTGCATCTGGATCAACTGATTGTGGATGAGCGCCGCGCCATCAGTTCGCCTATTTTCATTGGCCCTCATCTGGCCGAACCTGAGCCGGCTGAGGCCTTGCCGCCGATGCTGACGCGTGACGATGGCGCGCAGCGGGTCCTGGGGCAAGCCGGGCAGTTTGCCGGTTTTCCCGATGTTGCGGTCAGCGATGGTGTGACCCATGTGGTGGCCGAACGGCACATGCCTGGAAAGACTGGCGTGATGTATCGGCGTATCGATGCCAACGGTGCAGCCGAGCCGATCGAACTGGCGCCCTTGAGTGCGTCGGCGCGCTTTGTGCGGGTGGCTGCCCGTGGCCAGGATGTTTGGGCCGTGTGGCAGGATGAACGTGCATCGCAAGCGCCGCGACGTCCCGCGATCTATGCTCGGCATAGCGCCAACGGCGGGCTGAGCTGGGCCCCCGAAATTGTGGTGCGTGCTCTGGATGGTCGGGCGGAAATGCCAGACGTCGCTGTACTGGACGATGGTTCGCCCGTCATTGTCTGGCAGGAAATTGCTGCTGGGCGTGCTTTTGACGTGATGGTGCAGGCGCTGGCCCGGGATGTGGAGCCGGTGAATCTGAGCGCGGCGGGCAAACAGACCAATCCGGCCAATCTGGTTGATACCCGCAGCGCACGTTACCCGGCCTCGATCTGGCCGCGTCTGGCTGTGGCTCCGGATGGCCAGCTTGCAGTGGTGTTTCATGACAATCGCAATGATCCGGACCCGAACTGGACCAGCCAGTTGGGCACCGGCGAGGATGAATCCACCGAGTTCGATAACTGGGATGTGATGATCGCGCTGGGTCAGGACGGGCAGTGGTCAGCGTTGCACAATCTGGGCGTGCCAGAGCGGGCTGACCGGCATGCTGATGTGGTGTTCAATGACGATGGTCGCCTGGTTGTGGCATGGGACAGCAAAGAGATGCGCCCAGCCGGAGTCAACACCGCCATATACAGCACCTGGTCGGATGACAAAGGGGTCAGCTGGCAGCCGCCACAAAGTGTGGCCGAAGATGCACAGATGATGAGCCAGTACCCGCGCTTGGGTGCGCAGGGCAGTCTGGTGCGTATGGCTTGGTACGACAACCGCGCCAGCGATTGGCGCTGGAAGATCATGACCGCCACCTTGCATGCGGGCGTCTGGGGTGACGGGCATTTGCTGCCGGCCCCCGGGAACAACACTTGGCCGGCGCTGTCTGCGGATCAGTTGGTTTTCGCCAGCACGCGCGATGCCAAGCGTGCGCAGCGTGATGTAACCCAGGTCATATATCGCATCGAACTGCCGTTGTGA
- a CDS encoding PA0069 family radical SAM protein, which translates to MNPPVDKTRGAVSRPAGRFAQTTREALDDGWPQDDDAPAPLATQLFVDHARSIISSNTSPDVPFSRSINPIQGCEHGCVYCYARPDHAYRDLSPGLDFETQLFHKPEAAALLRAAFDKPGYQPQTIVVGGSTDAYQPVERQLGLTRQLLQVFLDYRHPVGLITKGGGVLRDLDLLTQLAQLDLVKVMVSVTTLDNSLKRRMEPRTASPGMRLRMIRELSAAGVPTGVLMAPIIPFINDAEIEAVVAAVADAGASEVGYVMLRLPYELHPMFEDWLATHYPARHERVMNRIRDMRGGKAYDSDFAQRMSGRGPYAELIRQRFDLARRRAGLSARQNAARRTDLFRVPGRPHQQGFDF; encoded by the coding sequence GTGAATCCGCCTGTCGACAAAACCCGCGGCGCTGTCAGCCGCCCGGCCGGTCGCTTCGCGCAGACCACGCGCGAGGCGCTCGATGACGGCTGGCCGCAAGATGATGATGCGCCGGCGCCACTGGCCACCCAGCTGTTTGTCGACCACGCGCGCAGCATCATCAGCAGCAACACCTCACCGGATGTGCCGTTTTCCCGCTCAATCAACCCGATACAGGGCTGCGAGCACGGCTGCGTGTATTGCTACGCGCGGCCTGATCACGCTTATCGCGATCTGTCCCCGGGCCTGGATTTCGAAACCCAGCTGTTCCACAAACCTGAAGCTGCAGCGCTGCTGCGCGCGGCCTTCGACAAGCCCGGCTATCAGCCGCAGACCATCGTCGTTGGCGGCAGTACCGACGCGTACCAGCCGGTCGAGCGCCAGCTCGGCCTGACCCGTCAGCTGTTGCAGGTGTTTCTCGACTACCGCCATCCGGTCGGGCTGATCACCAAAGGTGGCGGCGTGCTGCGCGATCTCGACCTGCTGACGCAGCTGGCGCAGCTGGACCTGGTCAAGGTGATGGTCAGTGTCACCACGCTGGACAACAGCCTCAAGCGACGCATGGAGCCGCGCACCGCAAGCCCAGGCATGCGCCTGCGCATGATCCGCGAGTTGAGTGCTGCCGGGGTGCCCACCGGCGTGCTCATGGCGCCCATTATTCCGTTCATCAACGATGCCGAGATCGAGGCGGTGGTGGCGGCTGTGGCCGATGCCGGGGCCAGCGAAGTGGGTTACGTGATGCTGCGTCTGCCCTATGAACTGCACCCGATGTTCGAAGACTGGCTGGCCACCCACTACCCGGCGCGCCATGAACGCGTGATGAATCGGATCCGCGACATGCGCGGCGGCAAAGCCTACGATAGTGACTTCGCCCAGCGCATGAGCGGTCGCGGCCCCTACGCCGAACTGATTCGCCAACGCTTCGATCTGGCCCGGCGCCGCGCCGGTCTGTCGGCCCGCCAGAACGCAGCCCGGCGCACCGATCTGTTTCGCGTCCCCGGGCGCCCGCACCAGCAAGGCTTCGACTTTTGA
- a CDS encoding dihydrofolate reductase, whose amino-acid sequence MITLVVAMADNGIIGKDGDLPWHLPDDLKHFKAVTLGKPVIMGRRTWAEVGRPLPGRRNIVITRQADFEAPGAEVVNSLEAALALVADQPEVMVIGGGQIYSETMPRAQQIWRTLVHAEVAGDTHFPQTDWSAWTVAESHDHPADERHAYAMTFQRLIRADG is encoded by the coding sequence ATGATCACTCTCGTCGTCGCCATGGCGGATAACGGCATCATCGGCAAGGATGGTGATCTGCCCTGGCACCTGCCCGATGACCTCAAGCATTTCAAGGCCGTGACCCTGGGCAAGCCGGTGATCATGGGGCGTCGCACCTGGGCCGAAGTCGGTCGGCCGCTGCCGGGGCGCCGCAATATCGTGATCACCCGGCAGGCCGATTTCGAGGCGCCGGGCGCCGAGGTCGTCAACAGCCTGGAGGCAGCTCTGGCGCTGGTGGCCGATCAGCCCGAGGTGATGGTGATTGGCGGCGGGCAGATCTACAGCGAGACGATGCCGCGTGCGCAGCAAATCTGGCGCACCCTGGTGCACGCGGAGGTGGCGGGGGACACCCACTTTCCGCAGACCGACTGGTCCGCCTGGACGGTCGCTGAGTCGCATGACCACCCGGCGGACGAGCGCCACGCCTACGCTATGACCTTCCAGCGCCTGATCCGCGCTGACGGCTGA
- a CDS encoding alpha/beta hydrolase, producing the protein MTLFRFAVLMAVVLTSACDGGSRDGAVRDTAVDCRKFGFSATQESETGRAWGGRGWQSCAVSMPLPGGDESLYATLFLPGDLRPEEAALPAVVIGPGAWPLSDKATLDIQERYHWAAQELASYGYVALTVNPRGFVNSAPENAEDYDEYVEALSLGLSYLVGRDNPVAWRIDARNLGLAGHSLSARVSSVLQSEIGGLAAIVAWDNLASDARGDAGSYARGNDRFGAPAVAVQPRVPAMGQASDSYESGIGMDFTEEDKKTAFNVWRSHGLESMQVVFAGADHGSWSYSLRDDPRIEPPALSSLRVYQYFTRAWFDLHLRGRVSAISKLTTPYVEGMGPQQLYSSSYLSALYLTDMASYDCADLRSGCGF; encoded by the coding sequence ATGACGTTGTTTCGATTTGCCGTGCTGATGGCCGTTGTGCTGACCAGCGCGTGTGATGGGGGCTCCAGGGATGGGGCCGTGCGCGATACCGCCGTGGATTGCCGTAAATTCGGCTTTTCGGCGACGCAGGAATCTGAAACCGGTCGGGCCTGGGGTGGGCGCGGATGGCAGTCCTGCGCTGTCAGCATGCCTTTGCCCGGCGGAGATGAAAGTCTCTACGCCACGTTGTTCTTGCCGGGTGATTTGCGTCCCGAGGAAGCTGCTTTGCCTGCGGTGGTGATTGGCCCCGGGGCCTGGCCGCTCAGCGACAAGGCCACGCTGGATATCCAGGAGCGTTACCACTGGGCGGCGCAGGAGCTGGCGTCCTACGGCTATGTGGCGCTGACCGTGAATCCGCGGGGGTTCGTAAATTCCGCACCAGAAAATGCCGAAGACTACGATGAATATGTCGAGGCGCTGTCGCTCGGTCTGTCTTATCTGGTGGGGCGCGACAACCCGGTGGCCTGGCGCATTGATGCGCGCAACCTGGGCTTGGCCGGACACAGTCTTTCGGCCCGTGTGAGCAGTGTCCTGCAAAGCGAAATAGGCGGGCTGGCGGCGATCGTGGCGTGGGACAACCTGGCTTCGGATGCACGCGGTGATGCGGGGTCCTATGCGCGCGGAAATGATCGTTTTGGGGCGCCCGCTGTGGCCGTGCAGCCGCGTGTTCCGGCTATGGGGCAGGCCTCCGACAGCTACGAAAGCGGCATCGGCATGGACTTTACCGAGGAAGACAAGAAGACCGCCTTCAATGTCTGGCGCAGTCACGGGCTGGAAAGTATGCAGGTGGTCTTTGCCGGCGCTGACCATGGCAGTTGGTCATATTCTCTGCGTGATGATCCGCGTATTGAGCCCCCGGCGCTGTCGTCGTTGCGGGTTTATCAGTACTTCACTCGCGCCTGGTTTGACCTGCATCTGCGTGGCCGCGTCAGCGCGATCAGTAAACTGACCACGCCGTACGTTGAGGGCATGGGGCCGCAGCAGTTGTATAGCAGCAGCTACCTGTCAGCGCTGTATCTCACCGACATGGCCAGCTATGACTGCGCCGATTTGCGCAGCGGTTGCGGTTTCTAG